A window of Terriglobus sp. RCC_193 contains these coding sequences:
- a CDS encoding alpha/beta hydrolase-fold protein — protein sequence MRTALLTCCLLLSLTAKAQDSYPLTPDSEVQNVPHGTVEKTTLPPGQFYPGTPHTVSIYLPPNAGAEPLPYMVFLDGSGYLGGRMRVATVFDNLIAKHQLPPMVGIFIDPGVLPAIRPDAQNRYERVFEYDSLSNRYVNFLMQEVIPFVEKRHALSKDPNAHAIGGTSTGAVGAFVAAWHRPDQFRRVLSLIGTYVAMKGADTLPELVRKTEPKPIRIWMQDGANDHITPDESYGTFYAGTWPLANQLLFDALQFSGYDAKLTIGTGGHDTKQGSAELPDALRWLWRDYSPEHGIGKIEVHPPAALNTAGFDKRGSIWATVDAVGNWEQLADQHLPQQASRYVVRGISIMWTDRTSTSAPQQGLSIEGILPNALAVSPDGAMLAVAVRNERHQWSMQLDKDGKPINAEPFYRLEVLDDETGATGAAFDGIGQVYFATKIGVQIAEANGRIAVILNSPIPDKPVDNIAFGGPDHDWLYVTADGKLFRRKMKTHAVPVDKPEKPPQPPL from the coding sequence ATGCGCACCGCCCTTCTCACCTGCTGCCTGTTACTCTCCCTGACCGCGAAAGCGCAGGATTCCTACCCGCTCACGCCCGACTCGGAAGTGCAGAATGTCCCGCACGGCACGGTCGAAAAGACCACGCTGCCGCCAGGCCAGTTTTATCCTGGCACACCGCACACGGTCAGCATCTACTTGCCACCCAACGCGGGCGCAGAGCCATTGCCTTACATGGTCTTCCTCGACGGCAGCGGCTATCTCGGCGGACGCATGCGCGTAGCCACCGTCTTCGACAACCTCATCGCGAAACATCAACTGCCACCGATGGTCGGCATTTTTATCGATCCCGGCGTGCTGCCTGCGATCCGTCCCGACGCGCAGAACCGTTACGAACGCGTCTTCGAGTACGACTCGCTTTCGAATCGCTATGTGAACTTCCTCATGCAGGAAGTCATCCCCTTCGTAGAGAAGCGTCATGCGCTATCGAAAGACCCCAACGCACACGCCATCGGCGGCACCAGCACTGGCGCAGTCGGCGCATTCGTCGCCGCATGGCACCGGCCTGATCAGTTCCGCCGCGTGCTCTCGCTCATCGGCACCTATGTTGCGATGAAAGGCGCGGATACGCTGCCGGAACTCGTCCGCAAGACCGAACCCAAACCCATCCGCATCTGGATGCAGGACGGTGCCAACGATCACATCACTCCCGACGAATCCTACGGCACGTTCTATGCAGGCACTTGGCCGCTTGCGAACCAGCTTCTCTTCGATGCTCTGCAGTTCAGTGGTTACGACGCAAAACTAACCATCGGCACCGGCGGCCACGACACCAAGCAAGGCTCCGCTGAATTACCGGATGCACTGCGATGGCTCTGGCGCGATTACTCTCCCGAGCACGGCATCGGCAAAATCGAAGTCCACCCACCCGCCGCACTCAACACCGCAGGCTTCGATAAGCGAGGCAGCATCTGGGCGACAGTGGATGCAGTAGGCAATTGGGAGCAGCTAGCCGATCAACATCTGCCGCAGCAAGCTTCACGCTACGTCGTACGTGGGATATCGATCATGTGGACGGATCGAACAAGCACTTCCGCGCCGCAGCAAGGACTTAGCATTGAAGGTATTCTCCCCAACGCTTTGGCCGTTTCTCCTGATGGCGCGATGCTGGCCGTTGCGGTACGCAATGAACGCCATCAATGGTCTATGCAGTTAGACAAAGATGGAAAGCCCATTAACGCCGAACCCTTCTATCGTCTCGAAGTCCTCGACGATGAAACCGGCGCAACCGGCGCAGCCTTTGACGGCATCGGTCAGGTCTACTTCGCGACGAAGATCGGCGTACAGATCGCGGAAGCCAACGGCCGCATTGCGGTGATCCTCAACAGTCCCATCCCAGACAAGCCGGTGGACAACATCGCCTTCGGCGGACCAGATCATGATTGGCTCTACGTCACAGCCGATGGCAAACTCTTCCGCCGCAAGATGAAGACCCACGCCGTTCCCGTCGACAAACCAGAAAAGCCACCGCAACCACCGCTGTAA
- a CDS encoding aldo/keto reductase, translating into MSIDQIKLGSQGAVVSREGLGCMGMSEFYGERNDAESAATILRALDLGITFLDTADVYGFGDNEVLVGKTIKARRDEVFLATKFANLRDRSRPDFWGISGKPEYVKQACDASLKRLGVDVIDLYYQHRVDPETPIEETVGAMAELVKEGKVKYLGLSEAGAETIRRAHKVHPITALQSEYSLWTRDVETEILPTLRELGIGFVPYSPLGRGFLTGALNKDSLSSKGDARVARYPRFQGENLDKNQLIVNRISEIAERRGVKPGQLALAWVFAKGDDLAPIPGTKRRKYLEENAAAASIKLSSDEVAELEAAVPIDAIAGDRYNEGGMKTIGK; encoded by the coding sequence ATGAGTATCGACCAAATCAAATTGGGATCACAGGGCGCCGTGGTCAGCCGCGAAGGTCTGGGCTGCATGGGCATGAGCGAGTTTTACGGCGAACGCAACGATGCGGAGAGCGCCGCCACCATCCTCCGTGCGCTGGACCTTGGCATTACCTTTCTGGACACCGCCGATGTGTACGGCTTTGGCGACAACGAAGTCCTGGTGGGCAAGACCATCAAAGCTCGTCGCGACGAAGTGTTTCTTGCCACCAAATTTGCCAACCTGCGCGATCGTTCCAGGCCGGATTTCTGGGGCATTTCCGGCAAGCCTGAATACGTAAAGCAGGCGTGTGATGCGTCGCTGAAGCGACTGGGTGTGGATGTGATTGACCTGTACTACCAACACCGTGTCGATCCTGAGACGCCGATTGAAGAGACAGTGGGCGCGATGGCGGAACTGGTAAAAGAAGGTAAGGTAAAGTACCTGGGCCTGAGCGAAGCCGGTGCCGAAACGATTCGTCGCGCGCATAAGGTGCATCCCATTACAGCGCTGCAGAGCGAGTATTCGCTGTGGACGCGCGATGTGGAGACGGAAATTCTACCCACGCTGCGCGAGCTTGGAATTGGGTTTGTACCGTATTCACCGCTGGGCCGAGGCTTTCTGACCGGCGCGCTCAACAAGGATTCGTTGAGCAGCAAGGGCGATGCGCGTGTGGCGCGGTATCCGCGCTTTCAGGGCGAAAACCTGGATAAGAACCAGTTGATTGTGAATCGCATCTCAGAGATTGCGGAACGTCGCGGGGTGAAGCCTGGGCAGTTGGCTTTGGCGTGGGTGTTTGCCAAGGGCGATGATCTTGCGCCAATCCCCGGCACGAAGCGGCGGAAATATCTGGAAGAGAATGCCGCTGCGGCCTCGATCAAGTTGAGTTCGGATGAGGTTGCGGAGCTTGAGGCTGCTGTACCCATCGATGCGATTGCAGGAGATCGGTATAACGAAGGCGGGATGAAGACGATCGGGAAATAA
- the mutL gene encoding DNA mismatch repair endonuclease MutL, giving the protein MGRIRVLSDQVANQIAAGEVVERPASVVKELLENAVDAGATRIRIDVEGGGRKLIRIVDNGHGMVRDDAMLAFERHATSKLRNAEDLNHIATLGFRGEALPSIASVARVEMDTRSEEDAVGTRIEIVGGNMTKVEDVGAPAGTTIAIRDLFFNVPARKKFLKSEPTELSHVAALVTHYALAHPDKHFELHTATNALLIAPAVRDASERVFQILGGDVSRDMIPVAAEIDFTRAGLPEPPPWRREEDYVPPAPGFLRVSGFVSKPELQKLNRGSIYVFVNGRQVRDRLILHALTEAYKNILPPTSFPVVLLFLEMPAAEVDVNVHPAKTEVRFRQSSFVHDWVRDAVRNSVLKARPAASFLAAVAQPVTPRAGDNFLNATEGFDLDPVVRGPGPGSDAPWSEHQISEAEAQDRQRELERVSDRIESHDAESFSLTTKPNTPVAGRFSFPVESGFSGSIAEGTEESRSFGFAQDDELRSYELRLDTRIAGVGSDLGGYDPHAATHLPIGTPQRGPAAERIEDTARLDGLGGLRPLGQLQNSFILAVNEQGLWIIDQHVAHERILFEKVLRERQVEKVQRQRLLMPPLIDLVPAQMANFARMADELARNGFEAEPFGPRTLAVKAAPIGLEGKELELALAELLQTDDDAPQADNMEERRRRIAASIACHAAVKINMPLEPSKMQWLLDELGKTENPMACPHGRPIALRYSHKEIQRAFQRI; this is encoded by the coding sequence ATGGGCCGTATCCGCGTACTTTCCGACCAGGTGGCGAACCAGATCGCTGCAGGCGAGGTCGTCGAACGCCCTGCGTCTGTCGTCAAAGAGCTGCTGGAAAACGCCGTGGACGCGGGCGCCACACGCATTCGCATTGATGTGGAGGGCGGTGGGAGAAAGCTGATCCGTATCGTGGACAACGGTCACGGTATGGTTCGCGACGACGCCATGCTGGCCTTCGAGCGCCACGCCACCAGCAAGCTGCGCAATGCGGAGGACCTGAACCACATCGCCACCCTTGGATTCCGTGGCGAAGCGCTGCCGTCCATCGCGTCTGTGGCACGTGTCGAAATGGACACGCGCAGCGAAGAGGATGCCGTCGGAACGCGCATCGAAATCGTTGGCGGCAACATGACGAAGGTCGAAGACGTGGGCGCACCGGCTGGCACCACCATCGCCATCCGCGACCTCTTTTTCAACGTTCCGGCGCGCAAGAAGTTTTTGAAATCGGAGCCGACGGAGCTATCGCACGTAGCCGCACTCGTCACGCATTACGCACTCGCACACCCGGACAAACATTTCGAACTCCACACCGCGACGAATGCGCTGCTGATCGCGCCTGCCGTCCGTGACGCCAGCGAGCGTGTCTTCCAGATACTTGGCGGCGACGTTTCGCGCGACATGATCCCGGTCGCAGCGGAAATCGACTTTACACGCGCAGGCCTGCCCGAACCGCCACCCTGGCGACGCGAAGAGGACTACGTTCCCCCTGCGCCCGGCTTCCTGCGCGTCAGCGGCTTCGTCTCCAAGCCGGAGTTGCAGAAGCTGAATCGCGGTTCGATTTATGTCTTCGTCAACGGCCGCCAGGTGCGCGACCGCCTCATCCTCCACGCGCTGACCGAGGCCTACAAGAACATCCTCCCGCCCACGTCGTTTCCGGTGGTGCTCCTCTTCCTGGAAATGCCCGCTGCGGAAGTGGACGTAAACGTTCATCCCGCCAAGACTGAGGTGCGTTTCCGGCAATCCAGCTTCGTGCATGACTGGGTACGCGATGCGGTGCGCAACTCCGTGCTGAAGGCACGTCCTGCCGCCAGCTTTCTTGCTGCCGTGGCACAGCCTGTTACACCGCGCGCAGGTGACAACTTCCTCAATGCAACGGAAGGTTTCGATCTCGACCCCGTAGTGCGTGGCCCTGGCCCAGGCAGCGACGCACCGTGGAGTGAACACCAGATCTCCGAAGCCGAAGCGCAGGATCGCCAACGCGAACTGGAACGTGTCAGCGATCGCATTGAATCGCACGACGCGGAATCGTTCTCGCTGACGACGAAACCGAATACGCCTGTTGCCGGAAGGTTTTCCTTCCCGGTGGAGAGTGGATTTTCCGGGAGCATTGCAGAGGGCACAGAAGAAAGCAGGTCCTTCGGCTTCGCTCAGGATGACGAACTTCGTTCGTATGAGCTTCGCTTGGATACAAGGATCGCGGGAGTTGGAAGTGATTTGGGTGGCTATGACCCCCACGCTGCCACCCATCTCCCCATCGGCACCCCACAGCGAGGCCCCGCCGCCGAGCGCATCGAAGACACCGCGCGCCTTGACGGCCTGGGTGGCCTGCGTCCCCTCGGCCAACTGCAGAACTCCTTCATCCTCGCCGTCAACGAGCAGGGCCTCTGGATCATCGACCAGCATGTCGCCCACGAGCGCATTCTGTTTGAAAAAGTGCTGCGAGAGCGCCAGGTGGAGAAGGTGCAGCGCCAGCGCCTGCTTATGCCGCCGCTCATCGACCTGGTTCCTGCGCAGATGGCCAACTTTGCGCGGATGGCCGACGAACTGGCCCGCAACGGCTTCGAGGCGGAACCCTTTGGCCCGCGGACCCTCGCCGTAAAGGCCGCGCCCATTGGTCTTGAGGGCAAGGAGCTGGAACTGGCACTCGCCGAACTCCTGCAGACTGATGACGATGCCCCGCAGGCCGACAACATGGAGGAGCGTCGCCGTCGCATCGCCGCCTCCATTGCCTGTCATGCGGCGGTGAAGATCAATATGCCCCTGGAACCCAGCAAAATGCAGTGGCTGTTGGATGAATTGGGAAAAACTGAGAATCCAATGGCATGTCCGCATGGCAGACCCATCGCTTTGCGTTATTCTCATAAAGAGATCCAGCGGGCGTTCCAGCGCATTTAG